ACAAGCAGTTTACCTTATTAAGAAATAAAGAAACCTTAATACCTACCCGGTAGAAACTACTCCAAGTTCCCTGACTGTTAACTCCATAATCCCCGAGGGATCCCACTACCCTTCCCATAGCCACTGTTAAACCCAGCTACGTCTGTTCAGGACAGGGAAGGCTGATGCCGAGCCTGGCTGCCCCTGCCCGACGGGGCCGGGAAGGATCCGCTTCCTCCGGGACCCACCTGCATTTCTGAGAGCTGCAAGGCAGCCGCCAGCTTCCTCCGCTCCGAAGCCCCCAGGTACTTCTGGCGCTGGAAGGTCTTCTCCAGCCGGCAGACCTGCTCCAAGGTGAAGGCTGTCCgtgcccgccgctgccgcccgagGCTCCCGCCCGCCGCCACGGCGCACTCCCCGCCGGCGCTCTCGCTCTCGTAGCCCGAGGACTCGTCGGCGCTCAGCCAGCCACCGTCGGGGGCTGCAAAGTAGGAGGGAAGCGGGGGCGGTGAGGACTCTTCCCCTGGCTGGGGGGGTGCCTCTGCCTTCCCTTGTCCTGTCGGGCCGTTTTACCGAAGGGAGTCCAAGTTCCGTGTGTGTGCCCCCACACCCGctccccttttctcccttcttgtCCCCTCCTCACccatctcatagaatcacagaatggttagagttggaagggaccttaaagatcatcgagttccaacccccctgccctgggcagggacacctcccaccagaccaggttgctcaaagccccatccaacctggccttaaacccctccagggatggggcagccacagcttctctgggcaacctgggccaggctctcaccaccctcacagcaaagaatttcttcctaaaatctagtctaaatctaccctctttcagtttagaactgttacttcttgtcctatcgctacctGTCTCCGACGGGTACGGGTCGGTGGGTTCCCGGGGACTGACTTGGTCCTGCTCCACCGCGCAGGGCTCGTTGTCCGCGGGCTGGCTCGGTCGCGGCCTGCCCCGTCGGGGCTCGGCTCTGACCAGGAGTCGGGGACCGCCAAGGGAGGtgggggctcggggagggggagCGCAGCAGATGTGGGGCCTGATCCCGTGAGGCTTGGTCTCCACTAAAGGGAGTTTGTCCTGGTTCATGGcgaagaggggctgggggagcgccGGGCTCGCCCCGCTCTTATATGAGCTCTTGGGTCCCGGGCGGGCTCGTTTGCAAGTGTGAACCTACATCAAAGTGGGAATCGAGCAGAGATAACAGCTGCCAGCGAGGAGGAAAGTTCACACATATGGCAAATGTCTACGGCCCCTGGCTCCAGCGTGTCTGCGGGGCCGGGGAGACCCCCTTGAAGTGCAAACCTGCCCCTCTCCCCCGGAGGGCAGGGCACGGGCAGGCCCAGCCCCGCGAAGGGGCGTTTAAAGATACCGACGGCGCCGGTACCAGCGCGGTTTTACCCACTCCCTTTCCAGCCGCGCGGTCCCGCATTGCGCAGGTACCCCAAACCAGGGATGAGGGATAACATAAGGCCGACCAGGGCCTGCCAGCCCTGCCGTTGGGCACTTCACTCCGGGGGAGCTGTGGAGACCGGCCTCCCTGGGAAAAGCGGTGGGAGGCCGGTATCAAGAAGTCCCTATGCCTGGGGCTGAGCCGTGGGGTTAGCAGGGCCGCGGGCCCTCTCAGCTTGAACTTGGCGCCATCGGTCTAGCCAGAAAATGCAAGCAACCTCCCAAAGAGTTTAGTGATCAAAGCACTAAGTGAGCAGCAAATCTTACACCCCATCAACTTCAAACTATCCCCAATCCACACATCACTTCCCGAGAAGGACGATGCCCTTGTCATGCAGGGAGGACACCAAGACACCTCCCCGGTAAAGCGCAGTTGGGGAAAGAGGCATCCCAGCAGCTCAGCCGTCTCCAGGCTCTTCTTGTGTTCAACTGACACCCGGCTTTTAGCCACCCCAGTGAAAAAGACCACACCGATCACAACCCCACCGGCAGTAGGGATACTTGGGTAACACACATTCTAACCCTCGATGTTCCTAAAGACTGGCTGAAGCGATTGCCATCTCTGTAACTGAGTGAATGCACTGACAGGACTCTGTCCTGTCACTAAACTCCTCGGGGTTCCCACCAGGATGCACAACTGAAAGGAATGGGCACCATAAACCTGGATCTAATGGGGTGGGACCTGGTTTCTTTCTAAGAACAGAGCGATAATCTCGGTTCCCACTCATAAGAACTAGATGCgagttttctttctccaaaaaaaaaaaaaaaaaaagtcaaacaccCAAATCAAACCAGCTCCCCTCAAAACTCTGTAATTTATAATGAAAAGTCAGGGGAGAAAATCATATTTGTGCTaccccttttctttgtttcaagTGTTCCCGTAACTCAATGGTCACCAGAATGGACACTGCGTTACTGACCCCTCCTGCCCCCAAGGGCCACACCGGCTTATCCCACTCTGTCCTGGGGAGTGATAAAGCTCGGGCACTAGAGCAATGCAAACACCTTACCAAGCCCATAGAACCCAGAAGATGGATTCCTTCTGGAGCTTTGCTTGCAACACCAGTCCCTAAGGGTAGGGATGGGAGAGGCTGTACTTGCCTGGACACAGCCCTGATAGAGAGATCGGCCTGGTCTTTATGGGGTGCTGGGTGTAGCCACTAACAGAGGTTCAGTTACTCTTGACACAAGACTGTCGTTTTCACTGATATGCACAAGCCAGTGCAAATGCCCAAGTAGTTGAACATTGAGCTGGAGACCAGACACCCTCCCTGGGTCAGAAACACATACCCGTGTGTGCCACTGACAGAACCAAACCCACCATAGCAGGGGAGAGTTTAAACCCCATAGCATTTCCTAGACATATTTCAGTCAAACAGGGATAGGCCACTCACTGCTCCCTGAAAGACCTAAGTGCCTGTATATTCATTTTAATCATTTCTGGATTTAATAACCATTCCTGAACTGTTCAATCTCTATATGGTCCCTCTTTTTCTAGAGCAAACACACCACAGTACTCACTATTTAGATCTTATTTGAGGGCAGCCGTTTCTGAATAACCCCATGTGTGGACAAATCCAAGCAGAGAAACTCATGTTTCGCCATATATATAATTCACCCACAGCAAGTTGTTCCTTGTAGTGCACTGCATACTATCTACAGAGCCCGACTGCCTTGCCAAAAATACATTTGGAGGTAGTACCTGAAAACCACTGGGATTCAGGAGCTCCTAAACCAAGCACACACCTGCCCAGCATGCAGTGTCCTCCCCCCAGGGTAGTTTCCCCACCAGTTCTCCAGCAGATGAAACCTGTGCCAAGCCAGGCAGCCCTGGGTCCTCTGTGCCCTGTAGTCCCCCCCCACAGGCACACAGTGACACCCAGAGACTACCATCTAGTGAGGGACACTTCATCCCTACCACCAAAATTAAACCAGGCATGAGATGAACATCAGTGTTGTGCCCAAAGAGCACGTGCGTTTGCATTTATACATTATGTGTCTTATAGAGGAACTGTTAGTACCTCTGAACAGCTGCTGCCATTTCCCCTGTCAGTTGACCGAGTATGCAGGTGAGCAGCTAACCCATCTCACTGCTGAAAGTCAATGAAAAgtgacctacttttttttttttttttaaattagaatccAATCTGAATTGCCTGTTGAACAAGATGTTTATACCCAACCACAGgactcctcccctcttcccccacatGAACATAGCTGCATCTGTGGACCACAAAACCCTGGAACAGATGGGGAAGAGGTGGGATGTGTTATGTGGCTGTTGTAGCTCCCATCAGAAAGAGGTGGCAGCTTGGGAAACTTGAAAACTTTGATGACCCTGGGTGGATAGaggctctgcagctgcagttaAATCCTCCCCTCACCTTGCAGAAATTTAGTGCTTAAAGGAGACAAAAATTTACTTCCACTCAATTCTTTTGTAACGCTTGAAACTTTTTTGTATCATTCAATTGATGCATAAtcatgattaaaaagaaatctaagttTTTAGGGAAATTAATGTCTTTTCATGTAGAATTCTGTATACCCAGAACTTAGGGATATTGTAGAATCTTAGAAAATACATCTATTTTTCTTACATGATTTATTAAGAACATAGTGGACCCATTTCTCCAAATcctatttataaatatttgttgtTCTGCTGTTGCATGTAAGCCTTACAACCGTAAGAAACATGCTTGCTTCAATAAATTTACTGATAACTTATATGCACTTATAACTCTGTATGATACCCTGAGATTTAGGTGCAGCGAGAGATGCCAAGATGTGAGAATTACAGCTAAAGTCATCAGGACAAAGCGTTCTTTTCATGTGGACTCTACAAGACTTCTAGGGAGAAATTATCGATTTACCTCAGTGGTACACAATGGGAATATTTCTTTTGGGactttgtgcacacacacaaagtatAAGCCCATGAGAACGTGCAGGGCTTTAGCAGCGCTACATGCATGGAGGTATTGTTGGGGGGAATGTTCAGCCTGTTACCTAGGTTGCAATGTTTCCTGCACCAGTTACTAGAAGCTCAAGTACTTGTACTCCCCAAGAATGCTGTTGTGACAAGTCCTTCCACACCTGTTTTTGTGTgacagcataagaaaaaaaaaaaaaatggccacaAATTGGAGAACAGAAGAATAATCAttctcaataaaaataatttctagcaaAATTGCGGCAGATCATCAGGTTCCAAACTTTTCTTCTACTAGCCATGTTTGTGAGGAATAGTCCATCAAAAAGCAGCATACTGAGCAAACTGTCATAATATTTATCATAGACCAAGAGCTGAGGTACTAACTAGGTCACCAGACCTGATACCTACTGAGTTACTGGCTCCATCACAAGGCAGGTTTCATTTATCTTTCTGGAAAGTCTAGATATTTCAAAGTCTTCTTGACAAAAATGGAGGAGTGGGGATGGTACGCCACCTCTGTTTAGCTGCACAAACAGGTGGCAGTTTTTTTAGGAGAGAGTCTGTGGCAGCCCTTCAAAGGTAAGTAAAATGACTTACCGCAGGGAATGAGGTTAACGTGCTGGAAGTACAGGCAAGACGACATACGTTTGCCCTTGTCCAGCCGGGGCCGTAGGAAATGCAGGCCCGTAGTGAGGGGCAGGGCCCGGGCTGGGGTCCCCGCACACGGCCGGTGGGACAATCCATCACTGTACCCTCCGCTGCTCCCCTTTGGAAATGCTAACTAGATTATTGAGCGCCTCCTTTGATGTCCTGATAGGTGCTATTAGATAGTCAATTAGGCATCAACGAGATCGATTGTTTCGAAATAGATGCTCTTCTGTTTGAAGTACCCGAGAACACTAACAGGGCCATCACTCAGTCGCTCCTTTGCCCACGGGAACAATGCGGGCAAACACACAATAAATGACAAACGCTCCTGACCAGCAGCGCTGCACCCTCTGCTCCCCCGGCTCCCACGCTGCAGGCTCAGACAGTCCCATTCAGCAACTGCGGGAGCAAACACGcgctttgcattaaaaaacagtTTATCGGGGAAATCTCATTCAGGTCTTTGCGCAACTAATGGCCAAAGCGCCTAGATAAGTTAAGTACAAGTTAGCTCCAAACAAAATAGTACTTGAATTCCCACACAAACCATCACCACGTTGCCCGAGGACTTGTGACACCTCCACAGTTGTTCGGAATTGCCCAAGCAGAATAACTAAGCACCGAAACAAGAATTAAAGCACTTAACCTCCCTAAATACCAGGGTTGCCGGGATTAGCTCCCCACTAATTACCATTGGAAGGTAATACTGAGTCGAGGTTTAGAGAGTTTAAGAAACAGCTATAAAGGAGAAGTAGTAAAGTCTGCACAAGGAACAAGTCGAGACCAAGACCTCTTTCTTCCTGCCCCCGCTTCGGTGGGATTTATCAAGTTAATTGTCATCTAATTGCGTATCAAAGAAAGAGATAATGGACAGCAATTAGATGTAATGGCCTGCTAGTGCGAAATCTCTCCCGATTAGCACACAACGCCGAATAACTTCACCTGGTTTGTAAAGAGGAGCCTGGAGAGGCTCCACCGTGTCTGGGAgctgcgggggtgggggggggcgggaaacaCCCCTACCCTATTCCCACTCCCCTGTTGGCTGCTCTCGCCAAATTGGGACAGGCGTTAAGAAGCGTGGGCTGCAGACGTTTCCCTGCCGTTACCACTGGGCTAATTCAATCATGTTTCTCCCCCTCCGCGTACACGCTGCAGGGGAGAAAGGCTTTGAAGTTAGTGCTCTGGCAATTttcccctcccatccccttttcctccccggGGAGCCCCGTTTCCAGGTTACCCGGTCTCTTCCTCGAGAGCCGCCAGGCCGGGGGCTCCAACAGTTTCACCGCACGAGCATTAAACTGCTCCTCACCAGCTCATCGACCCGGCTGTTCCATTTGTAGCTCACTTGCAGACAAAGCTTTGTCTTGCGGGAGAGCATTCCTGTCCCGATTATTATCGTGATGCGATTAAAGATACAAAGGGGAGTGCTAGAAACGAGGGGGCTCCCAGCCGCGCTGGTGGAGCAAGCCGGGAGGCTGGCTGCGGGGCTGCTGGCCCTCTGGCTAATGCCGGGGCTGTGGCGTGCAGGGCCAGCGCAGGACCCCAGCGCTAATGCACCTCTGTTGCCGCCGGGGGTAAAACACAGCGGATGAGAAATTCAAATGAGCAAGAATAAACCATGAAGGGATGCTTTCCTGAAATGCCTTCATTTCTCCCGGATCAAAGTGAAAACTTGCAACTGCATTTTCGTAACAGAATTGGACCGCTTTAGCCAAAATGAAATGATTTCACATAGTTTTCTAGATCACTGGAATGTGGCAGTTACCTCCTAGAGAAAGCCAACTTCTGTAGGCAGAAGAGGAATTATTATGTAGGTATTCGGAGGAATCGGCTACCATTATGGACTCAGCCAAGTGACCGTCACCTCCCGCGTTCATTTGAGCAATTGTCGGGAAACGGGACAGTATTTGGAAGCTGGCACTGCCAGAACACTGGCAAGGCATTTCGTGTGGTTGTTGGGTATACGTGTGGCCAAGGAGTCGTTATGTTAAGCGATCATCAGCACCTTTTCAAACAGAGCCTGACTTCTCCCTCTCCAGCCGCTCTGCAGCTCGTACCCGCCCAGGCAGGACACCCCGTTAGTCCCACGCGCCAGCCTGCACCCCCAGcaccaagccccccccccccgctttagCATACAAACAGAGTCTCCACCTCCGAGATTGCCCCCGTGGCCGGTGCCGCTCAGCTCTGCCTGTCCCAGCGTGGTCCCCACAACCCCCGCATGCTTAAACCCTGCCAAAATTGCAACGCTACATCGCTATATGTCGTCCCGGCAGCCCCAGTTGCCTCTGGCTTGCTCTAGACTTTTGGAGAGAGGGGGAACCGCTTCCCACGCCCCTCTGAGCACCTCTAGACTTCGGCAGACATCTCACCCGGGACATTTGGAGACCTCGGTGAGGTGCGCTCCTGCGTCTCCTTTTCCTTATTGCCCttctgggagctggggggagccTGCTCCCAAACCCTGTCCCCACGGGTAGGAGCACTttgttctcccctcccccccagccctttcatctcccccccccccccagccctttcaTCTCTCTCTCACTTCCCCCGGCCTCAGCTGCGGCAGTGCCCgcccctccttccctttcaccctccTCCCTGTTTGGTCCGGGTTTGTGGCGCTGCGGGCAGCTCCGGCCCGGCCCCCTTGGAGTGTTgtaccccccccgccccccctatACACCCGGCTCTGGCTTCTAACAGCACGAAGGGCTATCACTCTTCCTTTTGTACGGGGTGAGCAACGCATTTATAGGAGAGGTGGGTTCCACCTCTGTGGCCATACAAGATTATAAGGGGATCACCTAACCCCTCTACCACTATCCCCTTCAAGATGGGTCTCACGCTTAAgacctttttccttctcccagtaAACTGTATATTTATTGACCTTCactgttttgctattttaaaaatgtcactgCTTTAGAGCAAAGAAAATATTCACCGTTGCAGATGACTTTCCAAAAACATCTCAGTTCCCTAATGACATTTGAAAGAGTCAGAGAAttgcagattgttttttttttttccttcgagTCAATATAGCCATTTAACAATACCTGACTTGGAGAAATAAACCTCCCTTCAATCGGAATTTTTATCTTGTGTCAACAAATTTCCTTAATCCCAAATGCATCATATCCCTGAAGAGATCTTATCAAGATTGATAGCAGCTGAGCTCTTATTAGTTTTCTGAAACTGTAGCATCAGAACCACATTATCTGCAATTACAAGCAAAAACTACTATCTCAAAAGGCTAGGAAAATACAGCATGGattacaaaataattaaagagaCTTCCAAATGTGACAGCTACTCAGAAAATCAAAGGCCATAACCTTCAAcagtaatgctgaaaaaaaaaagcataatgttGCTTTTTACCAGGCAAGTGTACTCAAGTGGCAGTTTGGCCTCTGTATACGAAAGAAAAATAGGTGTGTTGAAGGATGACTGACAGAGAACCTTCAGACCATTCATTATATGAGCCCAGATTACAAGTGCGCTGGAAGTCTTCTAATAACCCCCGAGATCAACTCTAGTGTGATggaaatttttattgcttttttcatGTTAGTTGACAATTGACTTTGAAAGATTTATGGCAACTTCTGTCAGGCAAGGATCATTTCTCAGGGCTCTTTCTCTAGCCTGAAATCAGACCATTTTGATATTAAAATTTTCTAGAGCAGTAttcaaataataatagtaattaaaaagTGCATAGCACAATGGTAACAACTTTACTACCATTTAAGGGAAAACAGCTTTGGAATGTTGAGTTTCTTCTGATAATCACCCTCATACCCCCTTAGGTGCATGTGAGATGCTGAGATACTATTTTGTTGATAAATTTCAAGGCTAGATTCTTTCCAAGATCTGTTTAGTACTAATCAACTGAGGCAGCACAAGAAAACGtgaagatatatttatatatttatttaaagtaactttttacATCTTAAAATTATATTCTATATGCTATTTAAAGAGCTCCAACAGAAAGCATCTGTTCTGCTACTATAGCAACCCCGGTATTAGGTATTAGTAACAGGTGCATCCACACATTTGGATAAAAACAGTCCCATCAGAGAAAGTGCCACCTAGGAAGGGGCTGAAGGGGTTGGATACCTGCTTTAGAGGACAAGGAAATGCATGCTTTTCTGCACTCACTCTCAGTAAATTGCAGGGAGGCAGAATAGCTCTAGAGAGTAAGGAATCTATGCTTCCTTTAATGAAGAGGAGCTCTTTTAGGGCAGGATAAATAGCTCTGCAATCCTTGTGGAAGGAATTCACATGAAAGCTGGAAAAACTTTTGGTTTATTAAAAGATTCCAATATAAATTAGTGTTTGCCCCACTGTGTTTCTATTTTACACAGTTGCCTATAAATGCAGGGGTCTGAAGTCCATGATCCAGATCAAGATTTTCCAGTGTGTCTCTGTAAAATTCATTGCTCAGTGCTGCATCATAACTCCACCAGGCAGTTACAGACAAGGGCAGCCCAGATAGTTATCAGTAGTGCAAATCCTCCTTCGTCATAGTCCATATTAGAGGGTCAGACACCCAGCAAGAAAGCTCTGGGATTCCTGTACCCTACAAAGTGGGGTGCCACCCAAAAGCCCAcaggctgtgctctgcaggtgctgctgagTTCCAGGGTGGGTGCTGGCAGCGCCGTCAAGGCGAAGCCCCCGGAGGCAGCCCCTTCCTGGGGCAGAAGTGGTGGCCGGGCCACGTAGGTGAGCGGTAAGGGCACAACGCTGCTCTGAGGTCCGTAAGGAAGTGGGGGGCTGCAGAAAGGCTccatcctcagctcctgcagctgccgCTTGAGCTTCATCCGGCGGTTCTGAAACCAGGTTttgatctggggaaaaaagggaggcGGGAAGGGGGTAGACGAGGTTACCCCGCCCATGCCATGGCCCACGCCCAGGCCGTGGCCCGTGGAGCCCGATGCCGTGCCCGGACCCCCCCGCTCACCTGCACCTCCGAGAGCCCCATCCTGCCCGCCAGCCGGCGGCGCTCGGCGGCCCCCAGGTACCGCTGCCGCTGGAAGGAGCTCTCCAGGGTGCTGAGCTGCTCGGCGCTGAAGGCCGTGCGCAGCCGCCGCCCTCCGGCCCTGCCGCCGGGCTCCTCGGGGCCCGAGCAATCGAGACCCCCCtccggcgggggctgctccgctccCCGCGCCTGCTCGCCTgctcctggggagagggagaaagaggtcAGACAGGCCCGGGAACTGTGGGGGTGTCCGCCCGCCTCCTTCACCTTCGGGCAGCCGCCGCACTGTCGGTCCTCAGCCGGGCCCTGGGGGTGGTTCAGGGCCCCGTCTGTCCTCCCCATCCCAGCGCAGGAGCACCGAGATGCCCCGACGGGCGTGGGGAGACCGCGGTTACCTGCAGCGGGGGGGGTCGCAAAACGGTCCCGGCTCCCGCCGCCCGTCCCTGCCCGCGGGCCGGTGGACTGCTCCTCGCTTCGCTCGCTCAGGCCAGGGCTGCAGCCGGGCCGGTGGCCCAGGGCCGCAGAGGATGATCGGTGCGGGAAGCCCTCGGTGGAGCTCCTGAGGGCCTGGCTGCTCTGGGACAACCACTCCACAGAGAAAGGGGCCTTGGTCATCCTGTCTTGTTTCGGAGATGCCAGGACGGAGGGTGTCGAGGAGCGCTGCTCCTCCTTTATACCGCAAGTCCAGGAGGAAAACGTTGTTTGTGTAAATACACATCAAAGGGCCAGATAAGTATCATCTAATTGCCATCAGTCCTCCCCCCCAACAAAAGATACCGTTCACACATTGCCACAGCTCGCGGAGGCTCGGCTCCGCCGTGTCTGCCCCTGGAGGAGTTCACTCCGCCGTCAGTGATTTACAGCTCTTGTTACATCCTATCCCGATGCAAATGGCATTTATAGAGCTGAGCGGCCTCAAACGGCGCTGGGGAATGCACCCCCAGGGGAGGGCACAGGGACCAGCGTCCCCGGACGCCGGCGGGAGACGGGACGCTGCTGCTCCCGATCCCCCTACCCCTAGAATTGGCTTTTTTATTCCTTATCAAGCAGATGATCCACTGTCTAAAGAGGTCGTCTCAAGCCTGCTCCTTTCTGGGCTGAGCACCGTGCTGCCGAGAAAGTCTGAGACAAGCAAGTGGATAAACTCCCTCATTGCATTCTCCTGGGACTACAGCATCAGGTTAAAAGCACCAGGCATGGGGTGAGGGGTTTGGGAGAGAAggttgtaaaacagaaaaaggtaaaGGTCAAGGCTGTTCGGTTGTACCAATCGGCTGGCTTCTGGCTGCTTATATAAAGTATGTTTTCTGGACTAAAGAATCAAAAAAGACAGAATTAACATTCTGCTCAGGTTACAGGATTCATGTCATATATTCCCTCCCAGATCTCTTGCAGCTCTGCAGGTCACACAGGTTTCTCTGCTACCTTACTCTCCCTGTCTTTCCTCATATTACCTTGAGCACGGCTTTTAGAAGTGTTCCCATCCCGTCCTTGGGTTTTGTGTGCACCAGAAACACTTGGCTGCTGCAGTAATGCCCCTGTAGTATATTGATAGAAGGTTCCTAGTGTTTTACGGGCAGCTTTTCACTGTAGGGTACCCATGaattccctcccctttccatCCCCCCTCCTGTGCAAGAATAGGACTACTGCAGCATTGAAAATGCTTATCACACTCCTGCTTGGCATCAGTTTGCCTCCAGAAATCATGACTGCACATCTGATTTGTCTgtctttgttcttgttttctgctttgcacTCATCCTCTACCACCTACACACAAGCCCCACTGTCCATTTATCCTGTGGCTTGCTGCGTTATTCTGCCACTCCTGCTAGATTTCTCAGCATTCACTCTTCTGTGATCACAGTTAATGTAACCATGCCTCTTGACTATT
The window above is part of the Numenius arquata chromosome 15, bNumArq3.hap1.1, whole genome shotgun sequence genome. Proteins encoded here:
- the LOC141472237 gene encoding uncharacterized protein, giving the protein MNQDKLPLVETKPHGIRPHICCAPPPRAPTSLGGPRLLVRAEPRRGRPRPSQPADNEPCAVEQDQVSPREPTDPYPSETAPDGGWLSADESSGYESESAGGECAVAAGGSLGRQRRARTAFTLEQVCRLEKTFQRQKYLGASERRKLAAALQLSEMQIKTWFQNRRMKLKRQIQDHQHRFVSPAPLYTYPPGTLFQDGFHYPFAPQHQRLLPFTPVPAVQFSFSFPRYDGSQSTYCFMGSELPYYHQHFLPHPSFHPVIQNKMDNQCHPVYAL
- the LOC141472277 gene encoding uncharacterized protein; translation: MTKAPFSVEWLSQSSQALRSSTEGFPHRSSSAALGHRPGCSPGLSERSEEQSTGPRAGTGGGSRDRFATPPAAGAGEQARGAEQPPPEGGLDCSGPEEPGGRAGGRRLRTAFSAEQLSTLESSFQRQRYLGAAERRRLAGRMGLSEVQIKTWFQNRRMKLKRQLQELRMEPFCSPPLPYGPQSSVVPLPLTYVARPPLLPQEGAASGGFALTALPAPTLELSSTCRAQPVGFWVAPHFVGYRNPRAFLLGV